CGCAGGAAGCGCAGGCGCGTGCGCGGACCCAGGGCGCTGCGCGCGGCGGGCCACTTGAGGACCGAGCGGTTGAGGCGCAGCAGGTTGCCGATGCGGGCCCGCCAGGAGACGACGCCGGGCTCGCTCGCCTTGTCGAAGTCGATGACGAACACGCGGGGGGCGTCCATCGACCCCTGCACGAGCAGGTTGGCCAGGCTCAGATCGCCGTGACGGATGCCCGCCTCGTGCAGGGCCGCCACGGCGGCCGCTGCGGCGTGGGCCAGGCGGCGGCGTTCGGGCGGGCTCAGGGGCGCGTCCTCCGGCGCAGAGCGCAGCAACGAGAGCATGTCGAGTGCGCCGGGGACGATCCTGCTGACGTAGTGCGCGCGCACCCAGGGGCCGCAGACGCACTGGACGCGCACGCCCACCGGCTCGGCGGTCGGCACCCCGCGTGCGTGGGCGGCGATGGCCAGCCGCAGTTCCCGCAGCATGCGGCCCGCGCCCAGGAATCCGGTGCCCAGCGCCGGGCCCAGCAGGCCGCCGTGGGCGTAGAGGCGCACGGCCAGCCCCTCGGGAGGCGCCCAGTCGGGCTGCCAGCGCCAGGAGGTGACGCGGCCCCGCTGGCGCGTGGCACGGCCCGGCAGGCCGGCCAGCGCCCCGGGCAGGTCCACCAGCGCCTGGACGGAGACATCGCCGGCGCACGCCGGGTTCAGGTAGAGGCGGACACGACCGGCCCGGTGTTCGACCAGGCGGACCGAGTCTGTGCCGGCCGGGCCCATGTCCCCAGGTCCCCTCGCGTTGTGCCCCGTCAGCCTTCGGCCGCGCCGCCGGCGCCGGGCAGGGCGGTGTCGTCGCGCACGCAGCGGAACCCGGTCGCCGGGTCGGGCCGGCGGGGGTCCACGGTGTAGCGGCTCGCACACCGGGCGGGCAGCGGGGCGATCTCCTCCTGGAACCATGCGCCTCCGCGGGCGATGACCATCCCCTCGGCATCCGGCCCGGCCCGCCATTCGCTGTCCTTGTAGGCCGTCACGGGGGAGGTAGTCCATTCGCGCGCGTTGCCGATCATCCCTATGCATCCGTAGGGGCTGACCCAGCTCGGGAAGGACGCGGCCGCCATCAGGCCGGCCTGCTCGGGCCGCATGTGGTTGCACGAGGTCTCGCTGAAGACGCGGCCCCACGGGAACCGCCGCCCGTCCACGCCGCGCGCCGCCTTCTCCCACTCGGCCTCGGTCGGCAGGCGGCAGTCGCGCCACTTCGCGTAGGCCTGGGCCTCGGCCAGCGTGACGTTCACGGCCGGCAGGTCCTCCAGCCCCGGCGGGCAGGTGCTGCCCTGCCAGTGGGAGGGGGGCGCCGCCCCGGTGGCGGCCACGTACTCCGCATACTGCGCGTTGGTCACCTCCGTGCGGTCGATGAAGAACGCCCCGACGGTGCGCAGGTGCTCGGGCGTCTCGCCCAGCAGGCCGCACATCTCTGCGAACATCCAGAGTTCCTCCACGTCCTCCAGGAGCGAAGCCGGGCCGTACTGCCGCAGCAGGTCGATGACCTCGGACCTCGGCGTGCCCATGCGGAAGGGGCCCTCCGGCACGTAGACCATGCCGGCGTGCGAGGGTTCCTCCCACTGGGACAGGACGTGCGATGCGCGCTGCGCCCACAAGGTCCCGGGGAACCGCGCGGACAGCTCGGCCAGCGTGGCCTGAGCCTCCTGCGGCGCCCCCCGGCCGTAGTCGTAGACGGCGGCTTCGTAGGTCCAGCGCGGATACAGCGCCAGCGCGTCGGCCGTGTCCGGGGTGCCGGGCTGCCCGTAGCGCAGTACGCCCTCGAGGATGCCGAGCGCGGCCCGGAAGTCGAAGGCATCGCGCCGTTGCCCGGCCTCCTGCATCTGCGTGCGGGCCGTCACGGAGGTGTACGGGGTGCCCTCGTGCGGCGGGATGGCCAGTCGCACGCGGGCCGCCTCGACCGTCCACCGGTCGTCGGGGTAGCGGCGCAGCAGCTCCGCCCAGTGCTGGGTGGCCTGTGCGGCGTTCTCCTCGGTCTGGGCGGCCGTCATCTGGCGGAACAGAACCTGGGCATCCAGCTCGGCCGCCCGGGCGGCCGCCGGGTCTTCGGGAAAGGCCTGCGCCAGCTCCGTGAGCTGCTTGCGAGCCTCCGTCAGGCGCCCGCCCTCCAGGCTGTCCTGGGCGGCTTCCAGGTAGAGAGAGGGCAGTGTCTCACGCGCCTTGACGCTCCAGTCGGAGTCCGCGTAGTCCGCGACCAGCGCCGTCAGCGTGCCCAGGGCGGCTTCGGTGTCCCCGGCGTCGCGCCAGAGAAAGAAGCCCCTCTTGAAAAGCACTTCCGGCTTCTTGTCCGCCGCCAGGCGGGCTTCCTTGCTGCCCGGGTGCTCCCGGGTGATCTGCTCGTAGAGGGCCAGGGCCTCTTCATGCTGCTGCGCCCTCAGGAGCGAGTCGGCCCGGGCGGCCAGCGCGCCCGGCAGGCGGAGCCTGGCCGGGGCGGCGAACTCCGATCCGGCAGGGACCTGCCCGACTGCCAGGCGGTACTTCTCCACCGCCTCCGCATGGTCTCCGGCCTCGGCCAGGGAGGCCGCCCATTCCGTGTAGATGCGGGCCGTCTCTTCCCGGCAGCGCACGGCGATGGCCGTGTCGGAGTAGTCGCGGGCGACCGCCTGGAACGCGGCGACGCCCAGGTCGTAGTTGCCGCGGGCGCTGTAGCTCTCTCGGTCGCGGGCCAGGGCGTCGTTGAAGGCCATCTGCGCGGCCCGCTCGCGTTCTGCCGGACTGGCCGGCCGGGCCAGGCTCGGATCGGCCGGAGCGCCCAAGGTCGGTGCGACGTCGCGCGTGGGGGAGGGCGGCTCGCCGGATTCGGCGGGCAGGTGCCCGGAGCCGATCAGGAAGCCGATCACGCCCACGACCAGGGCAAGGACGACGACGACCAGCGTGCTCTGCAGCAGGGACGCCCGGCCGGGCGCGGTGGGCGCAGGGGGTTCCGGCAGCTTGTAGTGGCGCGCGAAGGCCGAATCCGTGCCGAAGGGGACCGAATCCAGGTGCCCCGTGCGCAGGCACTGCGCGCACCGGTCCAGGTCGTCGATCACGCGCTGCATGCTGCGGTAGCGCTGCTCGGGGTCCCTGGCCAGAAGCCGGGCGACCACCAGGGCGACCTCGTGCGGCGCGTCGGCGTTTGCCTGCTCGACCGGATCGAGGCCCGCCTGGCAGTTGGCGAACAGGTAGCCGATCGCGTGGTCGGCCGGGAACGGCTCCCGGCCCGTGACCATCTCGTAGGCCATCACGCCGAGCGCGAACGCGTCGGACTCCGGTCCGGGCTGGCGCCCCCGGATGACTTCCGGGGCCATGTACTTCGGCGTGCCCTGCAGCTCCCCGAAGATCGACACCATGCTCTCGGCCGCCGCGATGCTCAGGTCGACGAACGCGACCTTGACCAGCATCCGCCCCATCTGGTCCGTGGTCAGGATGACGTCCGAGGGCTTCAGGTTCGTGTGCACCGCCTCGCGCCGGTGGATGGCGCGCAACCCCTCGGCGACCTGCCGCAGTATCTCCAGTGTCTCGTCGGTCGGCAGCGGGGCGTCCTTGATGCGCTCGCTGAGCCGCACGCCGCCGACGTCGGCCACGGCCACGTAGTGCAGCTCGCCTTCGCGCCCGACCTGCAGCGGCTCCAGCACGTTAGGGTGCTCAACCAGCGCGTTGCGGTCGGCCCACTTGTCGTAGAAGTAGCGGCCGAAGGAGGGGTTGCGGCTCAGCAGGGGGCTGACCAGCTTGACGAGCACGGCGGCGCCCGTCTCGGTGTCGCGGGCCCGGTACAGGCTCCCTTCGACGCCTTCCTCCACCCGATCGCCCAACTCGTAACGCCCGACGCGCGTCGGTGTCTCTTTGTCGTTAACCATGGGTGGCTGCCCGGTTTGCGGTGTCTTCGGAACATCCCTGGAACGGTCATCATTCTATGCGACGACCGCCCACAAGACAAACGCTTTCGGCGGCCGGTTGACTCCACCCCAATCGTGCAACTAAGATGCACCCATGGGCGTCGACGTTTCCTCCGAGGCGGACCGATGAGCGCTGCTGCCGACCTGCTGGACCTCTTCCTGGGCTACTGCGTCGCCGAATGCGGGCTGAGCGCCAATACGATCGACGCCTATCGGCGCGACGTCGTCCACTTCCTGCGCGGCATGGGGGCGGCGGACGACAGGGACCTGGAGCGCCTCACGTCCGCGCGCCTGGTCGACTACGTCGAGGCGTGCCGGCGGGCCGGCCTGGCGCCCAACTCGATCTGGCGCCGCCTCGTGTCCGTGCGGATGTTCTACCGCTTCCTCCTCGCCGAGGGGCTTGTGCGGACCGATCCGCTGCACGTCTTCCGCACGCCCAGGCTCTGGCGGAGGATGCCCGACGTGCTCAACACCGACCAGGTCGACCGGCTCCTGGAGG
This DNA window, taken from Candidatus Brocadiaceae bacterium, encodes the following:
- a CDS encoding phosphotransferase, producing the protein MGPAGTDSVRLVEHRAGRVRLYLNPACAGDVSVQALVDLPGALAGLPGRATRQRGRVTSWRWQPDWAPPEGLAVRLYAHGGLLGPALGTGFLGAGRMLRELRLAIAAHARGVPTAEPVGVRVQCVCGPWVRAHYVSRIVPGALDMLSLLRSAPEDAPLSPPERRRLAHAAAAAVAALHEAGIRHGDLSLANLLVQGSMDAPRVFVIDFDKASEPGVVSWRARIGNLLRLNRSVLKWPAARSALGPRTRLRFLRAYARECRTGSAEAWFRVARRCDR
- a CDS encoding SUMF1/EgtB/PvdO family nonheme iron enzyme, with protein sequence MVNDKETPTRVGRYELGDRVEEGVEGSLYRARDTETGAAVLVKLVSPLLSRNPSFGRYFYDKWADRNALVEHPNVLEPLQVGREGELHYVAVADVGGVRLSERIKDAPLPTDETLEILRQVAEGLRAIHRREAVHTNLKPSDVILTTDQMGRMLVKVAFVDLSIAAAESMVSIFGELQGTPKYMAPEVIRGRQPGPESDAFALGVMAYEMVTGREPFPADHAIGYLFANCQAGLDPVEQANADAPHEVALVVARLLARDPEQRYRSMQRVIDDLDRCAQCLRTGHLDSVPFGTDSAFARHYKLPEPPAPTAPGRASLLQSTLVVVVLALVVGVIGFLIGSGHLPAESGEPPSPTRDVAPTLGAPADPSLARPASPAERERAAQMAFNDALARDRESYSARGNYDLGVAAFQAVARDYSDTAIAVRCREETARIYTEWAASLAEAGDHAEAVEKYRLAVGQVPAGSEFAAPARLRLPGALAARADSLLRAQQHEEALALYEQITREHPGSKEARLAADKKPEVLFKRGFFLWRDAGDTEAALGTLTALVADYADSDWSVKARETLPSLYLEAAQDSLEGGRLTEARKQLTELAQAFPEDPAAARAAELDAQVLFRQMTAAQTEENAAQATQHWAELLRRYPDDRWTVEAARVRLAIPPHEGTPYTSVTARTQMQEAGQRRDAFDFRAALGILEGVLRYGQPGTPDTADALALYPRWTYEAAVYDYGRGAPQEAQATLAELSARFPGTLWAQRASHVLSQWEEPSHAGMVYVPEGPFRMGTPRSEVIDLLRQYGPASLLEDVEELWMFAEMCGLLGETPEHLRTVGAFFIDRTEVTNAQYAEYVAATGAAPPSHWQGSTCPPGLEDLPAVNVTLAEAQAYAKWRDCRLPTEAEWEKAARGVDGRRFPWGRVFSETSCNHMRPEQAGLMAAASFPSWVSPYGCIGMIGNAREWTTSPVTAYKDSEWRAGPDAEGMVIARGGAWFQEEIAPLPARCASRYTVDPRRPDPATGFRCVRDDTALPGAGGAAEG